One window from the genome of Hyalangium ruber encodes:
- a CDS encoding Uma2 family endonuclease gives MSEQPPRREATYEDLEKLPPEVIGELVDGELFASPRPAMKHSRVTIVLSGKLMDPFDHGTGGPGGWLLLYEPELHLRRNVLVPDLAGWRRERMPELPDTVGATLAPDWVCEVLSPSTMKLDRGRKMGVYAREGVKHLWLMDPVAQLLEVYRLEGGRWLLLGTHEGNATVRAEPFEVLDLELGAVWAR, from the coding sequence ATGAGCGAGCAGCCGCCGCGACGGGAAGCGACGTACGAGGACTTGGAGAAGCTCCCGCCCGAGGTCATCGGTGAGCTGGTGGACGGCGAGCTGTTCGCGAGTCCCAGGCCGGCCATGAAGCACTCGCGGGTGACGATCGTCCTGTCGGGCAAATTGATGGACCCGTTTGACCATGGAACGGGAGGGCCCGGTGGATGGTTGCTCCTGTACGAGCCCGAGCTGCATCTCCGGCGGAACGTTCTGGTGCCCGATCTCGCCGGGTGGCGTCGGGAGCGGATGCCAGAGTTGCCTGACACGGTGGGCGCCACGTTGGCTCCCGACTGGGTGTGCGAGGTGCTCTCGCCCTCCACGATGAAGCTGGACCGGGGGCGAAAGATGGGTGTCTACGCACGCGAGGGCGTGAAGCACTTGTGGCTGATGGACCCGGTCGCGCAGCTATTGGAGGTGTATCGGCTGGAAGGAGGCCGGTGGCTGCTACTGGGCACGCACGAGGGGAACGCCACCGTGCGGGCCGAGCCGTTCGAGGTGCTCGACCTGGAGTTAGGGGCAGTCTGGGCGCGCTAA
- a CDS encoding S1C family serine protease, with protein MSELASLSQSISSVVERLASSLVRVEARRRGGATGIIWSADGHILTTSHAVEHEGHIQVTLPDGRTVNAELVGRDSSTDLALLKADASGLTPLAPASLDGVKVGHLVLALGHPGRTTRATLGIVSALGDGWRTHAGGRIDRYLETDADLPPGFSGGPLVDAQGRFLGLLTAAFSRTAAVVIPGETLSRVANALKEHGGIRRGYLGVGAYPVRIPKHLSATAGSETGLIFLSVDPDGPAQRAGLLLGDVLVRLGDNTLEGVEDLLGFLGDEKVGTTVQAKVLRAGEAREVSLTIGKRS; from the coding sequence ATGTCCGAGCTCGCCTCCCTGTCCCAGTCCATCTCCTCCGTCGTCGAGCGCCTCGCCTCCAGCCTCGTCCGCGTGGAGGCCCGCCGCCGTGGCGGCGCCACCGGCATCATCTGGAGCGCCGACGGCCACATCCTCACCACCAGCCACGCCGTCGAGCACGAAGGCCACATCCAGGTCACCCTCCCCGACGGCCGCACCGTCAACGCCGAGCTCGTCGGCCGTGACTCCAGCACCGACCTCGCGCTCCTCAAGGCCGACGCCTCGGGCCTCACCCCGCTCGCCCCCGCCTCCCTCGACGGCGTGAAGGTGGGCCACCTGGTGCTCGCCCTCGGCCACCCCGGCCGCACCACCCGCGCCACCCTGGGCATCGTCAGCGCCCTCGGCGATGGCTGGCGCACCCACGCTGGTGGCCGCATCGACCGCTACCTGGAGACCGATGCGGACCTTCCCCCCGGCTTCTCCGGCGGCCCGCTGGTGGACGCCCAGGGGCGATTCCTGGGCCTGCTCACCGCCGCCTTCTCCCGCACCGCCGCCGTCGTCATCCCCGGCGAGACGCTCTCCCGCGTGGCCAACGCCCTGAAGGAGCACGGTGGCATCCGCCGTGGTTACCTCGGCGTCGGCGCCTACCCCGTGCGCATCCCCAAGCACCTGTCGGCCACCGCCGGCAGCGAGACGGGCCTCATCTTCCTCTCGGTGGACCCGGACGGCCCCGCCCAGCGCGCCGGGCTGCTCCTGGGAGATGTGCTGGTGCGCCTCGGCGACAACACGCTGGAGGGCGTGGAGGACCTGCTGGGCTTCCTGGGCGACGAGAAGGTGGGCACCACCGTCCAGGCCAAGGTGCTGCGCGCCGGCGAGGCGCGCGAGGTGTCCCTCACCATCGGCAAGCGCTCGTGA
- a CDS encoding S1C family serine protease codes for MKLLQQFSDDLEALVARASPAVVGVEHGRGHGTGLFLTPDGYVLTNRHVVRQSRKMTVSLANGEELKATLVGGDAPTDLAVLRADGTDFPTLPLADPKDVRMGQLVVAIGNPFRLEQSATLGVVSAINRSLTLPDGTVLEGMLQTDAAINPGNSGGPLLNTRGQVVGLNTLVLPYAQGIGFAVSATTAAWVASLLIQRGKVERRYLGVAARAVLLEPAQARDTGQPRGVLILQVQQGTPADDAGLQPEDLLLGINQHPVGSVDDVQRVMALSGDPEVRLEVLRKGRRRQLSARTRSRAEPVAA; via the coding sequence ATGAAACTGCTCCAACAGTTCTCGGATGACCTCGAAGCCCTCGTGGCCCGCGCCTCGCCCGCCGTCGTCGGCGTGGAGCACGGGCGCGGCCACGGCACCGGCCTGTTCCTCACCCCGGACGGTTACGTCCTCACCAACCGCCACGTGGTGCGCCAGTCGCGAAAGATGACCGTGTCGCTCGCCAACGGCGAGGAGCTCAAGGCCACCCTCGTCGGCGGAGATGCTCCCACGGACCTCGCCGTGCTGCGCGCCGACGGCACCGACTTCCCCACCCTGCCGCTCGCCGACCCCAAGGACGTGCGCATGGGCCAGCTCGTGGTCGCCATCGGCAACCCGTTCCGGCTGGAGCAGTCGGCCACCCTGGGCGTGGTGAGCGCCATCAACCGCAGCCTCACCCTGCCCGACGGCACCGTGCTGGAAGGGATGCTCCAGACCGACGCCGCCATCAACCCCGGCAACTCGGGCGGCCCGCTGCTCAACACCCGCGGACAGGTGGTGGGGCTCAACACCCTGGTGCTGCCCTACGCCCAGGGCATCGGCTTCGCGGTGAGCGCCACCACGGCGGCCTGGGTGGCCAGCCTCCTCATCCAGCGCGGCAAGGTGGAGCGCCGCTACCTCGGCGTGGCCGCCCGCGCCGTGCTGCTCGAGCCCGCCCAGGCCCGCGACACCGGCCAGCCCCGAGGCGTGCTCATCCTCCAGGTGCAGCAGGGCACTCCGGCCGATGACGCCGGCCTGCAGCCCGAGGATCTGCTGCTGGGCATCAACCAGCACCCGGTGGGCAGCGTGGACGATGTGCAGCGGGTGATGGCCCTCTCGGGTGATCCCGAAGTGCGCCTGGAGGTGCTGCGAAAGGGCCGCCGCCGCCAGCTCTCGGCGCGCACCCGCTCGCGTGCCGAGCCAGTGGCCGCGTAG
- a CDS encoding GNAT family N-acetyltransferase, with amino-acid sequence MSETRILPALQPEQVEQARTLVLEYVNGLGIDLDFQDFEQEMREFPSDYAPPDGCLLLAMDAQGPAGCVGLRKLEPGICEMKRLYVRPRCRGQGLGQRLAQAVIEEARVLGYSAMRLDTLSTMHSAIGTYRGLGFQPIAAYYRNPIEGALFFELKLG; translated from the coding sequence GTGAGCGAGACCCGAATCCTCCCCGCTCTTCAACCGGAGCAGGTGGAACAGGCGCGCACCCTCGTCCTCGAGTACGTGAACGGGCTGGGCATCGACCTGGACTTCCAGGACTTCGAGCAGGAGATGCGCGAGTTCCCCAGCGACTACGCGCCCCCGGACGGGTGCCTGCTGCTCGCCATGGATGCCCAGGGGCCCGCGGGCTGTGTCGGCCTGCGCAAGCTGGAGCCTGGCATCTGCGAGATGAAGCGGCTGTACGTCCGGCCTCGGTGCCGGGGACAGGGCTTGGGACAGCGGCTCGCCCAGGCGGTCATTGAGGAGGCCCGGGTGCTGGGCTACTCGGCGATGCGGCTGGACACGCTCTCCACCATGCACTCCGCCATTGGCACCTACCGAGGGCTTGGCTTCCAGCCCATCGCGGCCTACTACCGAAACCCGATCGAAGGAGCGCTGTTCTTCGAGCTGAAGCTTGGATGA